One stretch of Thalassovita sp. DNA includes these proteins:
- a CDS encoding glycosyltransferase family 2 protein: MRVTAVTCVKNEGPFLLEWIAFNRLIGVTDHLFYSNDCTDGTDEMLDALAARGIVQHLPNPAKGRNYQMEALKHAAKQEVVSEADWVWVADVDEFLNIHVGDHTIPALVEACGNPQAISLNFQFFASDGIETFEDRPVIEQFTRSHNPDLWCGEAAIEVKSLVRHDFPLQYFGAHRPFFREKLPPKKRPSWTDGSGRKVQHKFLVAANPRRIRKFPAQGARDYATLNHYALRSLDSYLVKNDRGDVNRENRAFDDTYWRERNDPAWQDLSIQRYLPDLQAALADLKSDPEINALHDKACALHREKRDALLAQPAYQEMQAQLRAASTLPPQEEALIRKLGLTV; this comes from the coding sequence TGTTTTATTCCAATGATTGCACCGATGGCACGGATGAGATGCTGGATGCGCTGGCAGCGCGCGGCATCGTTCAGCATCTGCCCAACCCCGCCAAGGGGCGCAACTACCAGATGGAGGCGCTGAAACACGCCGCCAAACAAGAGGTGGTGAGCGAGGCCGATTGGGTCTGGGTGGCCGATGTGGATGAGTTTTTGAACATCCATGTAGGCGATCACACCATCCCCGCACTGGTCGAGGCCTGCGGCAATCCTCAGGCGATTTCGCTGAACTTTCAGTTCTTTGCCAGCGATGGGATTGAGACCTTTGAGGACCGTCCGGTGATCGAACAGTTCACCCGCTCGCACAATCCTGACCTGTGGTGTGGGGAAGCCGCGATTGAGGTGAAATCGCTGGTCCGTCATGATTTCCCGCTGCAGTATTTTGGCGCCCACCGCCCGTTTTTCCGCGAAAAACTGCCGCCGAAAAAGCGCCCTTCCTGGACCGATGGATCTGGTCGCAAGGTGCAGCACAAGTTTCTGGTCGCCGCCAATCCGCGCCGCATCCGCAAATTTCCAGCCCAGGGCGCGCGCGACTATGCGACGCTCAATCACTATGCACTGCGCTCGCTCGACAGCTATCTGGTGAAAAACGACCGCGGCGATGTGAACCGGGAAAACCGCGCCTTTGATGACACCTATTGGCGCGAACGCAATGATCCCGCCTGGCAGGATCTGAGCATTCAGCGCTACCTGCCCGATTTGCAGGCGGCGCTGGCCGATCTGAAATCCGATCCTGAGATCAACGCGTTGCATGACAAGGCCTGTGCGCTGCACCGGGAAAAGCGCGATGCTCTCTTGGCCCAGCCCGCCTATCAGGAAATGCAGGCGCAGCTCCGCGCGGCCTCAACCCTGCCGCCGCAGGAGGAAGCGCTGATCCGCAAACTGGGGCTGACCGTATGA
- a CDS encoding glycosyltransferase family 2 protein, which produces MQIYLHIGLEQVGAARIQDVLANKREQLEAKGILFPRGAGGKNHTRLYMAVTDPDHVDTLRFNRGYIDPEKQRSLFNLVQQAILRDVAAVRPEKLILSASQLGASLARRSELERLKALLAPIEGEIKVVAHVDEQARLLARRYSAQVLEGRATSLAREMDMAGTADWWDDALLDGHQIVPENGEFLEIQHPPFWLDYARLQQEWEAVFGEGCVSFRAYDEALFYSEAVTDEIRAMFDIDQTIGRANAEEPPKQPAAAWVTRGRQMNDLFLQMLKSSDRLINRQLWRKFMNEIKVDGDPIAPGSLAAISDGFAKQNKVLIKAHKGLGKASLTPDTALPDWDEADPTRGYRATQYLLSFLHRINKFTREEKEHKAAELAKLNASTEEAPAPAPEDEGDGITGLTAAARAIMPPLAVQNFEKLQGSSFKPHNDIGRVDETAETAPYTAMKPRKLPKGSTGNIIVGCMKNEAPYIVEWVAYHRAMGVDNFLIYTNDCSDGTSEMLDRLQEMGVLQHRNNDNWKGNSPQQYALNQAQKEPVLKNAEWIAHIDVDEFINVRCGNGTLQDFFDRVPDATNVAMTWRLFGHNGVTELADDLVVGQFDTCAPKFCPKPHTVWGFKTMFKNIGAYEKISCHRPNKLDEDFKSRVKWVNGSGIDMTREAAEKGWRSSKKSIGYDLIQLNHYALRSAESYLVKRQRGRALHVDRSIGLNYWIRMDWSDFKDVTIQRNLPRLRAEYDRLLEDKELKRLHEAGFAWHQAKAAELHGMAEFEDLYQQAVALKLTEVERVAYALALDMES; this is translated from the coding sequence ATGCAGATCTACCTGCACATCGGTTTGGAACAGGTGGGCGCGGCCCGCATTCAGGACGTGCTGGCCAACAAACGTGAACAGCTGGAGGCCAAAGGCATCCTGTTCCCGCGCGGCGCCGGCGGCAAGAACCACACCCGGCTTTATATGGCGGTGACGGATCCGGATCATGTGGACACGCTGCGGTTCAATCGCGGCTACATCGATCCCGAAAAACAGCGCAGCCTGTTTAATCTGGTGCAGCAGGCGATCCTGCGTGATGTCGCCGCTGTGCGCCCTGAAAAGCTGATCCTGTCGGCCAGCCAATTGGGCGCGTCCCTGGCGCGACGCTCCGAACTGGAGCGGCTGAAGGCCCTGCTGGCCCCGATTGAGGGGGAGATCAAAGTTGTCGCCCATGTGGATGAACAGGCCCGCCTGCTGGCCCGGCGCTACAGCGCCCAGGTGCTGGAGGGGCGCGCGACTTCACTGGCGCGGGAAATGGACATGGCCGGTACCGCCGACTGGTGGGACGATGCCCTACTGGACGGCCATCAGATCGTGCCGGAAAACGGTGAGTTTCTGGAAATCCAACATCCGCCGTTCTGGCTGGATTACGCCCGCCTGCAGCAGGAGTGGGAGGCGGTCTTTGGCGAAGGTTGTGTGAGCTTCCGCGCCTATGACGAGGCGCTGTTTTATTCCGAGGCCGTCACCGATGAGATCCGCGCGATGTTTGACATCGACCAGACCATCGGCCGCGCCAATGCCGAAGAACCGCCCAAACAGCCCGCTGCCGCCTGGGTGACCCGTGGGCGACAGATGAACGATCTATTCCTGCAGATGCTGAAATCCTCAGACCGGTTGATCAACCGCCAGCTCTGGCGGAAGTTCATGAATGAAATCAAGGTGGACGGTGATCCAATTGCCCCCGGCAGTCTGGCAGCCATCTCAGACGGGTTTGCGAAACAGAACAAGGTGCTGATCAAGGCGCACAAGGGCCTGGGCAAGGCCAGCCTCACCCCGGATACCGCCCTGCCCGACTGGGACGAGGCCGACCCGACCCGCGGGTATCGTGCCACGCAATACCTGCTGTCCTTCCTGCATCGGATCAACAAATTCACCCGCGAGGAGAAGGAGCATAAGGCCGCAGAACTGGCCAAGCTGAACGCTTCCACCGAGGAGGCCCCTGCCCCCGCGCCGGAAGACGAAGGCGACGGGATCACCGGGCTGACCGCTGCGGCGCGCGCAATCATGCCCCCACTGGCGGTGCAAAACTTTGAGAAGCTGCAAGGGTCTTCCTTCAAGCCGCACAATGACATCGGCCGGGTTGATGAAACCGCTGAGACGGCGCCCTATACCGCGATGAAGCCGCGCAAACTGCCCAAGGGCAGCACCGGCAATATCATCGTCGGCTGCATGAAAAATGAGGCGCCTTACATTGTGGAATGGGTCGCCTACCATCGCGCGATGGGCGTCGACAACTTCCTGATTTACACCAATGACTGTTCCGACGGCACCAGCGAGATGCTGGATCGCCTGCAGGAGATGGGCGTTTTGCAGCACCGCAACAACGACAATTGGAAAGGCAACTCGCCCCAGCAATATGCCCTCAATCAGGCGCAGAAAGAACCAGTGTTGAAAAACGCCGAATGGATCGCGCATATCGACGTGGATGAATTCATCAACGTGCGCTGCGGCAATGGCACGCTACAGGATTTCTTTGACCGGGTGCCCGATGCCACCAATGTGGCCATGACCTGGCGGCTGTTTGGCCACAACGGCGTGACCGAACTGGCCGATGATCTGGTGGTGGGTCAGTTTGACACCTGCGCCCCCAAATTCTGCCCCAAGCCGCACACTGTCTGGGGCTTCAAGACGATGTTCAAAAACATCGGCGCCTATGAAAAAATCTCCTGCCACCGGCCAAACAAACTGGATGAGGATTTCAAATCCCGCGTCAAATGGGTCAACGGATCAGGCATCGACATGACCCGTGAGGCCGCCGAGAAAGGCTGGCGCAGCTCCAAGAAATCCATCGGCTACGATCTGATCCAGTTGAACCACTACGCGCTGCGCAGCGCCGAAAGCTATCTGGTCAAACGCCAGCGTGGCCGCGCCCTGCATGTGGATCGCTCCATCGGGTTGAACTACTGGATCCGCATGGACTGGTCGGACTTCAAAGATGTCACCATCCAACGCAACCTGCCGCGCCTCAGGGCCGAATATGACCGTCTGCTGGAGGATAAAGAGCTGAAGCGCCTGCATGAGGCGGGGTTTGCCTGGCATCAGGCCAAAGCGGCCGAATTGCATGGCATGGCGGAGTTCGAAGACCTCTATCAGCAGGCCGTGGCGCTGAAACTGACCGAGGTGGAGCGCGTGGCCTACGCGCTGGCCCTTGATATGGAAAGCTGA
- a CDS encoding glycosyltransferase family 2 protein, producing MRALAILTLRNEGAFLLEWLAHHKQVGFTDFLVFSNDCQDGTDQMLDRLQDMGELTHIRNDGPYGKGGIQFTAYKLAEKHPMMQDADWVMTLDIDEFVNIHVGNHTLEALFHALPEATAIPLTWRLFGNAGQIRYNDVPITQTFFAAAPVVLHWPWRAAMFKTLFRNDGTYGKLGVHRPRNPDPERLKDQRWFDGEGRELPEKFARTRIFSNYGQSNYKLAQLNHYPLGTMESYVLKADRGRAVHEADRLGLDYWVERNFNVEKDRSIQSLAPEMLAAMDQLKADDTLAALHQQAVAWRHARFEALLSEEPSRALFSRLLMTPPSQPVPEQAAKFLTHHANKARVNAAETSGK from the coding sequence ATGCGCGCGCTTGCCATCCTGACCTTACGCAACGAAGGGGCCTTTCTGTTGGAATGGTTGGCCCATCACAAACAGGTCGGTTTCACCGATTTCCTTGTGTTTTCAAATGACTGTCAGGACGGCACTGATCAGATGCTGGACCGGCTGCAGGACATGGGCGAACTGACCCATATCCGAAATGACGGCCCCTATGGCAAAGGCGGCATTCAGTTCACCGCCTATAAGCTGGCTGAAAAACACCCCATGATGCAGGATGCAGACTGGGTGATGACGCTGGATATTGATGAGTTTGTTAACATCCATGTGGGCAATCACACGCTAGAGGCGCTGTTTCATGCCCTGCCTGAGGCGACGGCGATCCCGCTGACCTGGCGGTTGTTCGGCAATGCCGGCCAGATCCGCTACAATGATGTGCCGATCACCCAGACCTTCTTTGCCGCTGCCCCCGTGGTGCTGCACTGGCCCTGGCGTGCCGCAATGTTCAAAACGCTGTTTCGCAATGATGGCACCTACGGCAAGCTGGGGGTGCATCGCCCGCGCAACCCCGATCCTGAGCGGCTGAAAGACCAGCGTTGGTTTGACGGTGAGGGTCGCGAACTGCCTGAGAAGTTTGCCCGCACCCGGATCTTTTCCAACTACGGCCAGTCAAACTACAAGCTGGCGCAGCTGAACCACTACCCGCTGGGCACGATGGAAAGCTATGTGTTGAAGGCTGATCGCGGCCGCGCCGTGCATGAGGCGGATCGGCTGGGGCTGGATTACTGGGTGGAACGTAACTTCAACGTGGAAAAAGACCGCTCGATCCAGTCTTTGGCGCCGGAAATGCTGGCAGCGATGGATCAGCTGAAGGCAGACGACACGCTTGCTGCGCTACACCAGCAGGCCGTCGCCTGGCGCCATGCCCGGTTTGAGGCGCTGCTGTCAGAGGAGCCATCGCGCGCCCTGTTTTCCCGCCTGCTGATGACCCCGCCCAGCCAGCCCGTGCCGGAGCAAGCTGCGAAGTTTCTGACCCATCACGCCAATAAGGCGCGGGTCAACGCGGCAGAAACCTCGGGCAAGTAA
- a CDS encoding multicopper oxidase domain-containing protein, producing MDRRGFLKLGGAGAIAAGAGYAWGQSTARKLPLIPMTDLTAGIEGRIALNLQSAQHDFGNGAASATYGINNSYLGPVLRVKQGQVLPFDVMNIIGDVTTIHWHGLHIPGDVDGGPHQEIEDGTTWSPDVPIVQGASMNWFHSHMHGKTAQQTYNGLAGVLLVEDDGSLAADLPKTYGVDDFTLVLQDKMFDASGRMSYSLTGDTIEEGFQGETLVVNGAITPVAQDVPTGLVRLRLLNACNARFLELSMATGPITVIASDGGFLSSPVEVENIVMSPGERYEILVDMAAVESNALTVNLNGGDVGFFASLFGGNQTTIALQLNRTAQAGFTGAMPNRLAVLAPPKRSEATVTRSFQLDMDLGADLTALALAWDNFCGDAGAMAINGQPMKMDRIDEKVTKGTTEIWRITADEQQHPFHVHGCSFRILQQEGGAAPAYAQGWKDMVHVGEGWSEILVRFDHAAPADAPFMYHCHILEHEDCGMMGQFTVT from the coding sequence ATGGATCGCAGAGGGTTTTTGAAACTGGGCGGCGCCGGTGCAATTGCGGCGGGCGCGGGCTACGCTTGGGGCCAGTCGACAGCGCGAAAACTGCCGCTGATCCCGATGACCGATCTCACCGCCGGGATTGAGGGACGGATCGCGCTGAACCTGCAATCGGCGCAGCATGACTTTGGCAATGGGGCTGCCAGCGCCACCTATGGCATCAACAATAGCTATCTGGGGCCTGTTTTGCGGGTGAAACAGGGTCAGGTGCTGCCGTTTGATGTGATGAACATCATCGGCGATGTGACAACGATCCACTGGCACGGGCTGCACATCCCCGGGGACGTCGACGGCGGTCCCCATCAGGAGATTGAGGATGGCACAACCTGGTCGCCTGACGTGCCGATTGTGCAGGGGGCCTCCATGAACTGGTTCCATTCGCATATGCACGGAAAAACCGCGCAACAGACCTACAACGGGTTGGCAGGTGTGCTGCTGGTCGAAGACGACGGAAGCCTCGCCGCGGATCTACCCAAGACCTATGGCGTGGATGACTTCACCCTCGTCCTGCAGGACAAGATGTTCGATGCCAGCGGGCGGATGAGCTATTCGCTGACGGGCGACACAATTGAGGAGGGGTTCCAGGGGGAAACCCTCGTGGTCAATGGGGCGATTACGCCGGTGGCGCAGGATGTGCCGACGGGATTGGTGCGGCTGCGATTGCTGAACGCCTGCAACGCGCGGTTCTTGGAACTGTCGATGGCGACGGGCCCGATCACGGTAATCGCCTCCGATGGCGGCTTCCTTTCATCCCCGGTTGAGGTGGAGAACATCGTGATGTCCCCCGGCGAACGCTATGAGATCCTTGTTGATATGGCGGCTGTCGAAAGCAACGCGCTGACCGTCAACCTGAACGGCGGTGATGTGGGCTTCTTTGCCAGCCTGTTTGGCGGCAATCAGACCACGATTGCGCTGCAGCTTAATCGCACGGCGCAGGCAGGCTTCACCGGGGCGATGCCAAACCGTTTGGCTGTGTTGGCGCCACCCAAACGGTCTGAGGCAACGGTGACACGGTCGTTCCAGTTGGACATGGATCTGGGGGCTGATCTGACCGCGCTGGCGCTGGCGTGGGATAATTTCTGCGGCGATGCCGGGGCGATGGCGATCAATGGTCAGCCAATGAAGATGGACCGGATCGACGAAAAGGTGACCAAGGGCACCACGGAAATCTGGCGCATCACGGCAGATGAACAGCAGCATCCTTTCCACGTGCACGGCTGCTCCTTCCGTATCCTGCAGCAAGAGGGCGGTGCAGCCCCCGCCTATGCGCAAGGCTGGAAGGACATGGTGCATGTCGGCGAAGGCTGGTCAGAGATCCTGGTGCGGTTTGATCATGCAGCGCCGGCCGATGCGCCGTTTATGTATCACTGCCACATTCTGGAACATGAAGATTGCGGCATGATGGGGCAATTCACTGTGACGTAA